A region from the Cannabis sativa cultivar Pink pepper isolate KNU-18-1 chromosome 9, ASM2916894v1, whole genome shotgun sequence genome encodes:
- the LOC115721745 gene encoding protein ZINC INDUCED FACILITATOR-LIKE 1: MGDEENREVPLLRSEEEERCPGCVVEKLKQSNSSIPFKYFFFVFLLALAAALPISSLFPFLYFMIRDFGIAKKDEDIGYYVGAVGCAFMFGRFLTSIFWGMIADRYGRKPVLIFGTISVVIFNTLFGLSTNFWMAISTRFLLGSLCGILGPMRAYASEICRKEYQALGMSISSTAWGIGLVIGPALGGFLAQPAEKFPKLFSKESVFGRFPYFLPCLVISTFALGVTILCYWLPETLHFHNKNDEEKERSNIGSSCDPNKENYNLEKCPQKQSLHKNWPLMSSIMVYCVFQLHNMAYLEIFPLWAVSPKKYGGLSYSSEQVGEVLAISGLAMLVFQLFLYTSIERSFGPVHLARIGAVITIVVLSSFPFIAKLSGLTLTLLVDLAAMLKNVTSVCISTGLFLLQNRAVGQSQRGVANGVSMAVMSLFNAIGPAGGGVIFSWAQNHQNRSFFPGDHLVFFILNVVEFIAFTMTFKPFLVLAS, from the exons ATGGGTGATGAGGAGAATAGAGAAGTGCCTCTATTGAggagtgaagaagaagaaaggtgTCCAGGTTGTGTTGTGGAGAAGTTGAAGCAATCCAATTCTTCCATTCCTTTCAAAtatttcttctttgtttttcttcttgctCTTGCTGcag CTTTACCAATATCATCTTTGTTTCCATTTCTCTATTTCATG ataaggGATTTTGGTATAGCAAAAAAAGATGAAGATATTGGTTATTATGTTGGTGCAGTAG GATGTGCATTCATGTTTGGGAGATTTCTTACTTCCATTTTTTGGGGAATGATAGCTGATCGATATGGTCGTAAACCAGTCTTGATTTTTGGCACAATTTCAGT ggtaatttTCAACACACTTTTTGGGCTTAGTACAAATTTTTGGATGGCAATTTCAACAAGGTTTCTTCTTGGAAGTTTATGTGGAATTCTTGGACCTATGAGG GCATATGCTTCAGAAATTTGCCGTAAAGAATACCAAGCTTTGGGAATGTCAATA agTAGCACAGCTTGGGGAATTGGATTAGTAATTGGTCCAGCTCTTGGAGGTTTCCTTGCACAG CCTGCAGAGAAGTTCCCAAAATTATTTTCCAAAGAATCTGTATTTGGGAG ATTTCCATATTTTTTGCCTTGCTTGGTCATATCAACATTTGCTTTGGGTGTAACTATTTTGTGTTATTGGCTGCCG GAAACACTTCACTTTCATAATAAAAATGatgaagagaaagagaggtcAAACATTGGATCATCATGTGATCCcaataaagaaaattataatttggaaAAATGTCCTCAAAAACAAAGTCTTCACAAGAATTGGCCTCTAATGTCATCTATTATGGTGTATTGTGTTTTCCAACTTCATAACATGGCTTATTTAGAG ATTTTTCCATTATGGGCTGTGAGTCCTAAGAAGTATGGGGGGCTAAGCTATTCAAGTGAACAAGTTGGTGAAGTTCTTGCCATTTCAG GGTTAGCTATGCTTGTTTTTCAGCTATTTTTGTACACTTCAATTGAGAGGAGTTTTGGACCTGTACACTTGGCTCGAATTGGAGCA GTCATCACCATAGTTGTGCTATCAAGTTTTCCTTTTATAGCAAAACTATCTGGACTCACACTCACTCTATTAGTTGATCTTGCAGCTATGTTAAAGAATGTAACATCT GTGTGCATTTCAACGGGATTGTTTCTACTACAAAATCGAGCTGTG GGCCAAAGCCAAAGAGGAGTAGCAAATGGCGTATCCATGGCTGTCATGTCTCTATTCAACGCGATCGGTCCAGCTGGTGGTGGTGTCAT ATTTTCTTGGGCACAGAATCATCAAAATAGATCATTTTTCCCTG GTGATCATTTGGTTTTCttcattctaaatgttgttgaGTTTATTGCTTTCACAATGACCTTCAAACCTTTTCTAGTCTTAGCTAGCTGA